Proteins encoded in a region of the Bacillus horti genome:
- a CDS encoding metallophosphoesterase: protein MLLTSLATIAGFSILSKAYWNTFRPEYKQIDIEFQPTRKFNGELKILHLTDIHIEKLSVKPEKVLELVKDEEIDFIALTGDYLDRVQSIDRFIDFMKIIMKIPTKYGVYAVWGNHDWIVADHLPEIQKKLEALGVVVLSNETHVIEENDFGVPLQLIGIDDRYSGHADVEASFRNVTDEGIRIILTHDPLVVKDIEQSFDYLICGHFHSGQIYYPLPVHSLKMGLKPFKKYLCGLQEHEHGPYYISGGLGQTGANLRLGCRPEVTMHILKGSHSELKLKAKVVA from the coding sequence GTGCTTTTAACTTCATTAGCTACGATAGCTGGTTTTTCAATCTTGTCAAAAGCATATTGGAATACGTTTAGACCGGAATACAAGCAAATTGATATAGAATTCCAACCAACAAGAAAATTTAATGGAGAGCTCAAAATCCTCCATTTAACAGATATTCACATTGAGAAACTTTCGGTTAAGCCTGAAAAAGTCCTAGAGTTAGTTAAAGATGAAGAAATTGATTTCATTGCACTGACAGGGGATTATTTAGATCGGGTACAGAGTATTGATCGCTTTATTGATTTCATGAAAATTATTATGAAGATCCCAACCAAATATGGCGTTTACGCTGTTTGGGGTAATCATGATTGGATCGTAGCTGATCATTTACCTGAAATCCAGAAGAAGCTAGAAGCACTCGGTGTTGTAGTGCTTTCTAATGAAACACATGTGATTGAGGAAAACGATTTTGGTGTTCCTCTTCAGCTCATTGGGATTGACGATCGCTATTCAGGGCATGCCGATGTTGAAGCCTCCTTCCGTAATGTTACTGATGAAGGCATTCGCATCATTTTAACGCATGATCCTCTAGTGGTTAAAGATATCGAACAGTCATTTGATTATTTAATCTGTGGTCATTTCCATTCTGGACAAATTTATTATCCGCTCCCTGTTCATTCTTTAAAAATGGGACTAAAACCGTTCAAAAAGTATCTATGTGGACTCCAGGAGCACGAGCATGGTCCTTACTATATTAGTGGTGGCCTAGGACAAACAGGGGCTAACCTTCGTCTTGGTTGCAGACCAGAAGTAACCATGCATATTTTAAAAGGCTCTCACTCTGAGCTAAAATTAAAAGCAAAGGTTGTTGCATAG